From one Rhodobium gokarnense genomic stretch:
- a CDS encoding phosphotransferase family protein — protein sequence MPDRLDRQQAFSGTRPVDEDLAIDVARLERWLETAVAGFRGPVELQQFRGGQSNPTFLLKTPEKNYVLRRKPPGDLLPSAHAVDREYRVISALGSVGFPVATARVLCRDESVIGSMFYLMDEVRGRIFWEPAMPGSDPVERAAVYDTMNRTLAELHALDPDALGLGDFGHKGGYVARQIARWSQQYRLSTTEEIPEMDRLVDWLPDNLPPENPTRLVHGDYRLDNLIVSAAGPNIEAVLDWELATLGDPVADVAYHAMQWVMPASDTGAGVGTLQGENLEALGIPALDTYLAIYEERTGLGVRADLDFHFAYNFFRLAAIFQGIIGRVRDGTAANPEAARMAAQVRPLAEAAWHYAERAGA from the coding sequence GTGCCCGACCGGCTCGATCGCCAACAGGCCTTTTCCGGCACAAGGCCCGTCGACGAGGATCTGGCGATCGACGTCGCCCGGTTGGAGCGCTGGCTGGAAACCGCCGTTGCCGGCTTCAGGGGCCCGGTCGAACTGCAGCAGTTCCGGGGCGGCCAGTCGAACCCGACCTTCCTTCTGAAGACGCCGGAAAAGAACTACGTGCTGCGCCGCAAGCCGCCCGGCGACCTGTTGCCGTCGGCCCATGCCGTCGACCGGGAATACCGGGTGATTTCGGCGCTCGGCAGCGTCGGTTTTCCGGTGGCGACCGCCCGCGTCCTCTGCCGCGACGAGAGCGTCATCGGCTCCATGTTCTACCTCATGGACGAGGTCCGCGGCCGCATCTTCTGGGAGCCGGCGATGCCCGGCTCCGACCCGGTGGAACGGGCGGCGGTCTACGACACCATGAACCGGACGCTGGCCGAACTGCACGCCCTCGATCCCGACGCCCTCGGCCTTGGCGATTTCGGCCACAAGGGCGGCTATGTCGCCCGCCAGATCGCCCGCTGGTCCCAGCAGTACCGCCTGTCGACGACCGAGGAGATCCCGGAGATGGACCGACTGGTTGACTGGCTGCCGGACAACCTGCCGCCGGAAAATCCGACCCGCCTCGTCCATGGCGACTATCGCCTCGACAACCTCATCGTCTCCGCCGCCGGCCCGAACATCGAGGCCGTGCTCGACTGGGAACTGGCGACCCTCGGCGATCCCGTCGCCGACGTCGCCTACCACGCCATGCAATGGGTGATGCCGGCCTCGGACACCGGCGCCGGCGTCGGCACCCTTCAAGGCGAAAACCTCGAAGCCCTCGGAATCCCGGCGCTGGATACCTATCTGGCGATCTATGAGGAGCGGACCGGCCTCGGCGTGCGCGCCGATCTGGACTTTCACTTCGCCTACAACTTCTTCCGGCTGGCGGCGATCTTCCAGGGCATCATCGGCCGCGTCCGTGACGGCACCGCCGCCAACCCGGAGGCGGCGCGCATGGCCGCACAGGTCCGCCCGCTGGCCGAGGCCGCCTGGCACTATGCCGAGCGGGCAGGGGCCTGA
- the ubiA gene encoding 4-hydroxybenzoate octaprenyltransferase: MSELTGMVTDAVSGNWVDRRAPAWLKPYGRLARWDRPIGWWLLMWPCWWSAALAAGHAGTPFPDPWHLFLFMVGAIAMRGAGCTYNDLVDENIDSRVERTRTRPIPSGQVTRNQARIFMVLQSLVGLAVLVQFNRFSIGLGIASLAIVAAYPFMKRVTDWPQSVLGLSFSWGALMGWAAVFGHLDWAPVALYFAGFFWTIGYDTIYAHQDKEDDALVGVRSTALLFADRTLQWVSGLYLAAVFCVALALWLAGAGPFAYLGLLAVMVHLGWQLARLDINDSARCLALFRSNRDTGWLLFGGLVLDSLARNL, encoded by the coding sequence ATGAGCGAACTGACCGGAATGGTCACCGATGCGGTTTCCGGCAACTGGGTCGACCGGCGCGCGCCGGCCTGGCTGAAGCCCTATGGCCGGCTGGCGCGCTGGGACCGGCCGATCGGCTGGTGGCTCCTGATGTGGCCGTGCTGGTGGTCGGCGGCGCTCGCCGCCGGGCATGCAGGAACGCCGTTTCCCGATCCCTGGCACCTGTTCCTGTTCATGGTCGGGGCGATCGCCATGCGCGGCGCCGGCTGTACCTATAACGACCTGGTCGATGAAAACATCGACAGCCGGGTGGAACGCACGCGCACGCGGCCGATCCCGAGCGGCCAGGTCACCCGCAACCAGGCCCGCATCTTCATGGTGCTGCAGTCGCTGGTCGGGCTCGCCGTCCTCGTCCAGTTCAACCGATTCTCCATCGGCCTCGGCATCGCGTCGCTCGCCATCGTCGCCGCCTATCCGTTCATGAAGCGGGTGACCGACTGGCCGCAGTCCGTCCTCGGGCTGTCCTTTTCCTGGGGCGCGCTGATGGGCTGGGCCGCCGTTTTCGGCCACCTCGACTGGGCACCGGTGGCGCTCTATTTCGCCGGCTTCTTCTGGACCATCGGCTACGACACCATCTACGCCCACCAGGACAAGGAGGACGATGCCCTCGTCGGCGTGCGCTCCACGGCGCTGCTGTTTGCCGACCGGACCCTGCAATGGGTGAGCGGGCTCTATCTCGCTGCCGTCTTCTGCGTCGCGCTGGCGCTCTGGCTCGCCGGTGCCGGGCCCTTCGCCTATCTCGGCCTTCTCGCCGTCATGGTCCATCTCGGCTGGCAGCTCGCGCGCCTCGACATCAACGATTCGGCCCGCTGCCTCGCCCTCTTCCGCTCCAACCGGGATACGGGCTGGCTCTTGTTCGGCGGCTTGGTGCTCGACAGCCTTGCGCGGAATCTTTGA
- the coxB gene encoding cytochrome c oxidase subunit II, giving the protein MRLAAHVLAAFAALTGFIGAALADQPVPWGISMQDAATPVMEDIHWFNAFTLYIAVGVTLLVAVLMVLVIIKFNASANPTPSKRSHHTMLEVVWTLVPILILVAIAVPSFRLLYKELEVPEADLTIKATGYQWYWGFEYTDDGYDGLSFDSIMLADDERAERIEKQGLTERDVPRLLAVDNQVIVPVGKVVRVQVTAADVIHSFAVPAFGVKVDAVPGRLNETWFQAERPGVYFGQCSELCGSRHAFMPISVRAVTEEQFATWSAAAKDDIDAAYKGLMASIKADRKAIDVAKR; this is encoded by the coding sequence ATGCGTCTCGCCGCGCATGTCCTTGCGGCATTCGCCGCGCTCACCGGATTTATCGGCGCGGCTCTGGCCGACCAGCCGGTGCCCTGGGGCATCAGCATGCAGGACGCCGCGACCCCGGTGATGGAAGACATTCACTGGTTCAACGCCTTCACCCTGTACATCGCCGTCGGCGTGACGCTGCTGGTCGCCGTGCTGATGGTGCTCGTCATCATCAAATTCAACGCCAGCGCCAATCCGACGCCGTCCAAGCGCTCGCACCACACCATGCTGGAGGTGGTCTGGACGCTGGTGCCGATCCTGATCCTGGTCGCCATCGCCGTTCCCTCCTTCCGCCTGCTCTACAAGGAGCTGGAGGTGCCGGAGGCGGACCTGACCATCAAGGCGACGGGCTACCAGTGGTACTGGGGCTTTGAGTACACAGACGACGGCTATGACGGCCTGTCCTTCGATTCCATCATGCTGGCCGACGACGAACGGGCCGAGCGCATCGAAAAGCAGGGCCTGACGGAGCGCGACGTGCCGCGGCTTCTCGCCGTCGACAACCAGGTCATCGTTCCGGTCGGCAAGGTCGTCCGCGTCCAGGTGACCGCCGCCGACGTCATCCACTCCTTCGCCGTGCCGGCCTTCGGCGTCAAGGTCGACGCCGTGCCGGGACGCCTCAACGAGACCTGGTTCCAGGCCGAGCGGCCGGGCGTCTATTTCGGCCAGTGTTCGGAGCTGTGCGGCTCGCGCCACGCCTTCATGCCGATTTCGGTGCGGGCCGTGACCGAGGAGCAGTTCGCCACCTGGTCCGCGGCCGCCAAGGATGACATCGACGCGGCCTACAAGGGGCTGATGGCCTCCATCAAGGCCGACAGGAAGGCAATCGACGTGGCCAAGCGCTAG
- a CDS encoding invasion associated locus B family protein: protein MAPAAGQGQVRSQHGDWQIRCDTPPGAKAEQCALIQNVTAEDRENVGLSVIVLKTADQKAQLLRILAPLGLLLPHGLGLRIDDEEIGRVQFMRCLPNGCIAEVTLNEDLLKKLETGTTATFIIFETIEEGIGIPISLAGFKEGYDALP from the coding sequence ATGGCGCCGGCGGCCGGCCAGGGCCAGGTGCGGTCCCAGCACGGCGACTGGCAGATCCGGTGCGACACGCCGCCGGGCGCCAAGGCCGAGCAGTGCGCGCTGATCCAGAACGTGACGGCCGAGGACCGCGAGAATGTGGGCCTCTCCGTCATCGTCCTGAAGACCGCCGACCAGAAGGCCCAGCTCCTGCGCATCCTCGCCCCGCTCGGCCTGCTGTTGCCGCACGGCCTCGGGCTCAGGATCGACGACGAGGAAATCGGCCGCGTCCAGTTCATGCGCTGCCTGCCGAATGGCTGCATCGCCGAGGTCACCCTCAACGAGGACCTCCTGAAGAAGCTGGAGACCGGCACGACCGCCACCTTCATCATCTTCGAAACCATCGAGGAAGGCATCGGCATCCCGATCTCCCTCGCGGGCTTCAAGGAAGGCTACGACGCGCTGCCATAA
- a CDS encoding LysR substrate-binding domain-containing protein yields the protein MKDRRLPPLPALRAFEAAARHLSFTRAANELGMTQAAVSYQVRLLEEKLGVPLFLRRPRKVTLTDAGSRLAGRAGEAFDILAEAVSDIAERADETLVISCNTTFATTWLGNHIGDFQMKHPALAVRLIPYNFNRAFGEDDVDVAIVAGTTVEPGLTGHLLVSAAFTPMLHPGLAAAAGGIARPADLLKLPIIGSDDPWWRQWFAAAGIDNPDLGHNPVAEMGAQMLEAHRAIAGQGVAILTPFFYREAIARGDLIQPFELQHDNGEAWRLVYPARHRNQRKIRLFRDWLLPQMPAASSPPAPAFAATGGDRRGATP from the coding sequence ATGAAGGACCGTCGCCTGCCGCCGCTGCCTGCCCTTCGCGCGTTCGAGGCCGCCGCCCGGCACCTTAGCTTCACCCGCGCGGCAAACGAGCTCGGCATGACCCAGGCCGCCGTCAGCTATCAGGTGCGGCTGCTGGAGGAAAAGCTGGGCGTGCCGCTGTTCCTGAGGCGGCCGCGCAAGGTGACGCTGACCGATGCCGGATCGCGGCTTGCCGGGCGCGCCGGCGAGGCCTTCGACATTCTCGCCGAGGCGGTCTCGGACATTGCCGAACGGGCCGACGAGACGCTCGTCATCTCCTGCAACACGACCTTTGCGACGACCTGGCTCGGCAATCATATCGGCGACTTCCAGATGAAGCACCCGGCGCTTGCCGTGCGCCTCATCCCCTACAATTTCAACCGGGCCTTCGGCGAGGACGACGTCGACGTGGCGATCGTCGCCGGCACGACCGTCGAGCCCGGCCTCACCGGCCACCTCCTCGTCAGCGCTGCATTCACACCGATGCTGCATCCCGGGCTCGCCGCGGCCGCCGGGGGCATCGCCCGGCCGGCCGATCTTCTGAAGCTGCCGATCATCGGTTCGGACGATCCCTGGTGGAGGCAATGGTTCGCCGCGGCCGGCATCGACAATCCCGACCTCGGCCACAACCCCGTCGCCGAAATGGGTGCCCAGATGCTGGAGGCGCACCGCGCCATCGCCGGCCAGGGCGTCGCCATCCTGACGCCGTTCTTCTATCGCGAGGCGATCGCCCGGGGCGACCTCATCCAGCCCTTCGAGCTCCAGCACGACAATGGCGAGGCCTGGCGCCTGGTCTATCCGGCACGACACCGTAACCAGCGCAAGATCCGGCTGTTTCGCGACTGGCTGCTGCCGCAGATGCCGGCGGCCTCGTCCCCTCCGGCACCGGCTTTTGCGGCGACAGGCGGTGACAGGCGGGGCGCAACGCCCTAA
- the tldD gene encoding metalloprotease TldD codes for MTEPTSDDLIRAAGLDTDRVTAIAADALSGADDGELFFEYSQSEALMFDNGRLKSASYNTAQGFGLRAVADEAVGYAHSDELSEASLKRAADAVQAVKRGYAGTYAAPPARTNRSLYGDANPLDGPVFEEKVKLLQTIDAYARDRDPRVRQVTVSMAGSHQIVDILRADGARVRDVRPLVRLNVSIVVGDGDRQEAGSHGTGGREAFSRFITEDSWQFCADEALRQALVNLDAVPAPAGSFDVVLGPGWPGILLHEAVGHGLEGDFNRKDQSAFAGLLGQRVASPGVTVIDDGTIADRRGSLTVDDEGTPTERTVLIEDGILKGYMQDRQNARLMGVKPTGNGRRQSFAHVPMPRMTNTYMLAGEHDPAEILASVKDGIYAVSFGGGQVDITSGKFVFSCTEAYRIENGKVGAPVKGAMLIGNGPDALTRVPMIGNDMALDPGIGTCGKAGQGVPVGVGQPTLRIDAMTVGGTG; via the coding sequence ATGACAGAACCGACCAGCGACGACCTCATCCGCGCTGCCGGCCTCGACACCGACCGGGTCACGGCGATCGCCGCCGATGCCCTTTCCGGCGCCGACGACGGCGAGCTGTTCTTCGAATACAGCCAGTCCGAGGCGCTGATGTTCGACAATGGGCGGCTGAAGTCGGCGAGCTACAACACCGCGCAAGGGTTCGGCCTTAGGGCCGTCGCCGACGAGGCCGTCGGCTATGCCCATTCCGATGAACTGTCCGAGGCGTCCCTGAAGCGCGCCGCCGACGCCGTCCAGGCGGTCAAGCGCGGCTATGCCGGCACCTATGCCGCCCCGCCGGCGCGCACCAACCGCTCGCTCTACGGCGATGCCAACCCGCTCGACGGGCCGGTGTTCGAGGAAAAGGTCAAGCTCCTGCAGACCATCGACGCCTATGCCCGCGACCGCGATCCGCGGGTGCGCCAGGTGACCGTCTCCATGGCCGGCTCGCACCAGATCGTCGACATCCTCAGGGCCGACGGCGCCCGGGTCCGCGACGTGCGCCCGCTGGTCCGCCTCAACGTTTCCATCGTCGTCGGCGACGGCGACCGCCAGGAGGCCGGCAGCCACGGCACCGGCGGGCGGGAAGCATTCTCCCGCTTCATCACAGAGGACTCCTGGCAGTTTTGCGCCGACGAGGCCCTGCGCCAGGCACTCGTCAATCTCGATGCGGTGCCGGCCCCGGCCGGCAGCTTCGATGTCGTGCTCGGCCCCGGCTGGCCCGGCATCCTCCTGCACGAGGCGGTCGGCCACGGGCTTGAGGGCGACTTCAACCGCAAGGACCAGTCGGCCTTTGCCGGCCTCCTCGGCCAGCGCGTCGCCTCTCCGGGCGTCACCGTCATCGACGACGGCACCATTGCCGACCGGCGAGGCTCGCTCACCGTCGACGACGAGGGCACGCCGACCGAGCGCACCGTTCTCATCGAGGACGGCATCCTCAAGGGCTACATGCAGGACCGCCAGAACGCCCGGCTGATGGGCGTCAAGCCGACCGGCAACGGGCGGCGCCAGTCCTTTGCCCACGTTCCCATGCCGCGCATGACCAACACCTACATGCTTGCCGGCGAACACGACCCGGCGGAAATCCTCGCCTCGGTCAAGGACGGCATCTATGCCGTCTCCTTCGGCGGCGGCCAGGTCGACATCACCTCGGGCAAGTTCGTGTTCTCCTGCACCGAGGCCTACCGGATCGAGAACGGCAAGGTCGGCGCCCCGGTCAAGGGCGCGATGCTGATCGGCAACGGCCCGGATGCGCTGACCCGTGTGCCGATGATCGGCAACGACATGGCGCTCGATCCGGGCATCGGCACCTGCGGCAAGGCCGGTCAGGGCGTTCCCGTCGGCGTCGGCCAGCCGACGCTGAGGATCGATGCGATGACCGTCGGCGGCACCGGGTAG
- a CDS encoding monovalent cation:proton antiporter-2 (CPA2) family protein, whose product MESTSQFTHVLVLLAAAVIAVPIFKRLGLSSILGYLAAGIAVGPSGFRIFTDPAEILHTAELGVVFLLFVIGLELKPSLLWSMRRDIFGLGTLQVVVTGAILTGAALAGFGFDLSAALIAGFGLALSSTAYGVQTLEERAELNTGYGKRAFSILLLQDLAIVPLLTLVSVLAPFGEPRNLTTGLVSAAAAGAALLAIVVAGRYFINPLFRTLAHARAREIMTAAALLVVIGAAWLMEGVGFSMALGAFLAGVLLAESSFRHELEADIEPFRGLLLGLFFLAIGMSIDLAVIVRNWTTIAGAVVALLAVKTVLLYGLTRAFGASHNEAVRVAVLLPQGGEFGFVLFSTAAAAQVMRVSDTTMLAAIVAISMALTPVVGLASRRLLRAPRREELKEDFAGARGTVFIVGFGRFGQIVSQVLLARGIDVTIIDNDPARLKAAARFGFHIYYGDGIRLDVLRAAGAAKAEVIAVCTARRSADRIVSIVRSEFPLAKLYVRSEDRMHSLELRRKDVTYEQRETLESALAFGREALVELGVDNSEADEVVDSVRRLDAERLVLQETDGIQAGNDLVFRKRVVPHPLTKPHRESQALSEETRAVASDDKDG is encoded by the coding sequence GTGGAATCGACGTCACAATTCACCCATGTGCTGGTGCTGCTGGCGGCAGCGGTCATTGCCGTGCCGATCTTCAAGCGGCTGGGGCTTTCCTCCATCCTCGGCTATCTCGCCGCCGGCATCGCCGTCGGCCCGAGCGGGTTCCGGATCTTCACCGATCCTGCGGAAATCCTGCACACGGCCGAACTCGGCGTCGTCTTCCTCCTGTTCGTCATCGGGCTGGAGCTGAAACCCTCGCTCTTGTGGTCGATGCGCCGCGACATCTTCGGCCTCGGCACATTGCAGGTGGTGGTGACCGGCGCGATCCTGACGGGCGCGGCGCTCGCCGGCTTCGGCTTCGACCTATCCGCGGCCCTTATCGCCGGCTTCGGCCTGGCGCTGTCGTCGACCGCCTATGGCGTGCAGACGCTGGAGGAACGGGCCGAACTCAACACGGGCTACGGCAAGCGGGCGTTTTCCATCCTGTTGCTGCAGGACCTTGCCATCGTCCCGCTCCTGACCCTCGTCTCGGTGCTGGCGCCGTTCGGCGAGCCGCGCAACCTGACCACCGGCCTCGTCAGTGCGGCTGCGGCCGGTGCGGCACTCCTCGCCATCGTCGTCGCCGGGCGCTATTTCATCAATCCGCTGTTCCGCACCCTTGCCCATGCGCGGGCCCGCGAGATCATGACGGCGGCCGCCCTCCTCGTCGTCATCGGCGCGGCCTGGCTGATGGAGGGGGTCGGCTTTTCCATGGCGCTTGGCGCCTTCCTTGCCGGCGTCCTCTTGGCCGAATCGTCCTTCCGGCACGAGCTGGAAGCCGACATCGAGCCGTTCCGCGGCCTCCTCCTCGGCCTCTTCTTCCTCGCCATCGGCATGTCCATCGACCTTGCCGTCATCGTCCGCAACTGGACGACCATCGCCGGCGCCGTCGTTGCCCTCCTTGCCGTCAAGACGGTGCTTCTCTACGGCCTGACCCGGGCCTTCGGCGCCTCCCACAATGAGGCGGTGCGGGTCGCGGTGCTGCTACCGCAAGGCGGCGAGTTCGGCTTCGTGCTGTTTTCGACGGCCGCCGCGGCACAGGTCATGCGGGTTTCCGACACCACCATGCTGGCCGCAATCGTCGCCATCTCCATGGCGCTGACGCCGGTCGTCGGGCTTGCCTCCAGGCGGCTCCTGCGTGCCCCGCGGCGCGAGGAACTGAAGGAGGATTTCGCCGGCGCCCGCGGCACGGTCTTCATCGTCGGCTTCGGCCGCTTCGGCCAGATCGTCTCGCAGGTGCTGCTCGCCCGCGGCATCGACGTCACCATCATCGACAACGACCCGGCGCGCCTGAAGGCCGCCGCCCGCTTCGGCTTCCACATCTACTACGGCGACGGCATCCGGCTCGACGTGCTGCGCGCGGCAGGCGCCGCCAAGGCCGAGGTCATCGCGGTCTGCACCGCAAGGCGCTCGGCCGACAGGATCGTCAGCATCGTGCGGTCCGAATTCCCCCTCGCCAAGCTCTATGTGCGCTCAGAGGACCGCATGCATTCGCTGGAACTGCGCCGCAAGGACGTCACCTACGAGCAGCGCGAGACGCTGGAATCGGCGCTTGCCTTCGGGCGGGAGGCACTGGTGGAACTCGGCGTCGACAACAGCGAGGCCGACGAGGTGGTGGACAGCGTGCGCCGGCTCGACGCGGAACGTCTGGTGCTGCAGGAGACCGACGGCATCCAGGCCGGCAACGACCTCGTCTTCCGCAAGCGCGTGGTGCCGCACCCGCTGACAAAACCCCACCGGGAGAGCCAGGCGCTCAGCGAGGAGACCCGGGCGGTCGCATCCGACGACAAGGACGGTTGA
- a CDS encoding patatin-like phospholipase family protein, with protein sequence MTTPKVGLALGGGGARGMAHIAVLEAFDDLGIRPTAISGASIGAMIGAGYASGMTGAEIREFATATFANRADVLGRLWKVRPKGLSELFGNRGIARFDAERVTQMFLPDTIALTFEELKTPLTIVAADFYGWCEADIRSGPLLPAVAASIAIPVIFKPVVLDGRIMVDGGVINPLPFDTLPEDVDIVVAVDVVGGPEPGDHGGLPNATESIFGATQLLMHSILREKLKLRRPDILVRPDINAFRVLDFLKTAEIMRATAPLRETLKHDLSRAIDAWQHGATLQKTLDPAEEERTEA encoded by the coding sequence ATGACGACCCCGAAAGTGGGGCTTGCCCTTGGCGGCGGCGGTGCGAGAGGCATGGCCCATATCGCCGTCCTTGAGGCCTTCGACGACCTCGGCATCCGCCCGACGGCGATCTCCGGCGCTTCCATCGGCGCGATGATCGGGGCGGGCTATGCCAGCGGCATGACCGGCGCGGAAATTCGCGAATTCGCCACCGCCACCTTCGCCAACCGCGCCGACGTCCTCGGCCGGCTCTGGAAGGTGCGCCCCAAGGGCCTGTCGGAGCTGTTCGGCAATCGCGGCATCGCCCGTTTCGATGCCGAGCGGGTGACGCAGATGTTCCTGCCAGACACCATCGCGCTGACTTTTGAGGAGTTGAAGACCCCGCTCACCATCGTCGCCGCCGATTTCTACGGCTGGTGCGAGGCGGATATCCGGTCCGGTCCGTTGCTGCCGGCGGTTGCCGCCTCCATCGCCATTCCGGTCATCTTCAAGCCGGTGGTGCTGGACGGACGGATCATGGTCGACGGCGGCGTCATCAATCCGCTGCCCTTCGACACCCTGCCGGAAGACGTCGACATCGTCGTTGCCGTCGACGTCGTCGGCGGCCCGGAGCCCGGCGACCATGGGGGCCTGCCGAACGCCACGGAATCGATCTTCGGCGCCACCCAACTGCTGATGCACTCGATCCTGCGCGAGAAACTGAAGCTGCGCCGGCCGGATATCCTCGTGCGCCCCGACATCAACGCCTTCCGGGTGCTCGATTTTTTAAAGACCGCGGAGATCATGCGGGCGACGGCACCGCTGCGCGAGACGCTGAAGCACGACTTGTCCCGCGCCATCGATGCCTGGCAGCATGGTGCAACGCTGCAAAAGACCCTCGATCCGGCCGAAGAAGAACGGACGGAGGCGTGA
- a CDS encoding alpha/beta fold hydrolase has translation MTGSDDLFPGFATERRAANGVEFHCRIGGDGPPLVLLHGYPQCHVMWHRLAPALSEHFTLVIPDLRGYGDSDAPRGGGDHAAYSKRTMASDVVALMAGLGHERFRIAGHDRGARVAYRLAFDQPERLERVAVLDILPTYEYWQRMNMAYGLSMYHWLFLAQPEPLPEMLISGEPERYLDHTIASWTKARDLSAFDPRALDRYRRLFTDPARVHAACEDYRAGAGIDMELDTADVEAGRRIGVPLCAIWGGGGLAPAGPSPLEVWRRWAEDVDGTAVDSGHFVAEEAPEETLAALLPFLKGEC, from the coding sequence ATGACCGGCAGCGACGATCTATTTCCGGGCTTTGCGACGGAGCGCCGCGCCGCCAACGGCGTGGAGTTCCACTGCCGGATCGGCGGCGACGGCCCGCCGCTCGTCCTCCTCCACGGCTATCCCCAGTGCCACGTGATGTGGCATCGCCTGGCCCCGGCGCTCAGCGAGCATTTCACGCTGGTGATTCCGGATTTGCGCGGCTACGGCGACAGCGATGCCCCGCGCGGCGGAGGCGACCACGCGGCCTATTCCAAGCGCACCATGGCGAGCGACGTCGTCGCCCTGATGGCCGGCCTCGGCCACGAGCGCTTCCGGATCGCCGGTCACGACCGCGGTGCCCGCGTCGCCTACCGGCTCGCCTTCGACCAGCCCGAACGCCTCGAGCGCGTCGCCGTCCTCGACATCCTGCCGACCTATGAGTACTGGCAGCGCATGAACATGGCCTACGGGCTGTCGATGTACCACTGGCTGTTCCTCGCCCAGCCGGAGCCCCTGCCGGAAATGCTGATTTCCGGCGAACCGGAGCGTTATCTCGACCACACGATCGCAAGCTGGACCAAGGCTAGGGACCTTTCCGCCTTCGACCCGCGGGCGCTCGACCGTTATCGCCGTCTCTTCACCGATCCGGCCCGCGTCCATGCGGCCTGCGAGGACTACCGGGCCGGCGCCGGCATCGACATGGAGCTGGACACCGCCGACGTCGAGGCCGGGCGCCGGATCGGGGTACCGCTCTGTGCCATCTGGGGCGGCGGCGGCCTCGCGCCCGCCGGACCCTCGCCGCTCGAAGTCTGGCGCCGCTGGGCCGAGGACGTCGACGGAACCGCCGTCGATAGCGGCCATTTCGTCGCCGAGGAGGCGCCGGAAGAGACGCTTGCCGCGCTGCTGCCCTTCCTGAAAGGGGAGTGCTGA
- the purD gene encoding phosphoribosylamine--glycine ligase — MNVLLIGSGGREHALAVTIARSPMCDTLFAAPGNAGMADVAECVALNVDDHDAVIAFCRDKEIGLVVVGPEAPLVAGLVDDLDAAGIKAFGPTKEAARLEGSKAFTKEVCDRARIPTARYRRYDDPSAAKLYLSVIGTPIVVKADGLAAGKGVVVAETSAEAVAAVDACFEGGMEGGVVIEECMVGEEASFFALTDGKTVVPLATAQDHKRVGDGDTGPNTGGMGAYSPAPAMTPDLVARTMREIIEPTVKALAEKGITYRGVLYAGLMLTKDGPKLIEYNVRFGDPECQVLMARLNDDLLPLLFACAEGTLEATELSWRPETALTVVMASKGYPGSYEKRTEIANVEAAAAMADVTVTHAGTAMDGDRLLATGGRVLNVTALGKTVKAAQQRAYQAVDAIDWPNGFCRRDIGWQAIAREEAESGPETPQETQEETPAGASAAPVGDGDSRPEGDGKTTA; from the coding sequence ATGAATGTTCTGCTGATCGGCAGCGGCGGCCGCGAACATGCGCTGGCCGTGACAATTGCCCGCTCGCCGATGTGCGACACGCTTTTTGCCGCGCCGGGAAATGCCGGCATGGCCGACGTCGCCGAATGCGTGGCGTTGAATGTGGACGACCACGACGCCGTCATCGCTTTTTGCCGCGACAAGGAGATCGGCCTCGTCGTCGTCGGACCCGAAGCCCCGCTCGTCGCCGGCCTCGTCGATGACCTCGATGCCGCCGGCATCAAGGCCTTCGGGCCGACCAAAGAGGCCGCCCGGCTGGAAGGCTCCAAGGCCTTCACCAAGGAGGTCTGCGACCGCGCCCGCATCCCGACCGCCCGCTACCGCCGCTACGACGATCCGTCGGCGGCCAAGCTCTACCTTTCGGTGATCGGCACGCCGATCGTCGTCAAGGCCGACGGGCTCGCCGCCGGCAAGGGCGTGGTGGTGGCCGAAACTTCGGCCGAGGCGGTGGCCGCCGTCGACGCCTGCTTCGAGGGCGGCATGGAGGGCGGCGTCGTCATCGAGGAATGCATGGTCGGCGAGGAGGCGAGCTTCTTTGCGCTGACGGACGGCAAGACCGTGGTGCCGCTGGCGACCGCACAGGACCACAAGCGCGTCGGCGACGGCGACACGGGGCCGAACACCGGCGGCATGGGCGCCTATTCGCCGGCGCCGGCGATGACCCCGGATCTCGTCGCCCGCACCATGCGCGAGATCATCGAGCCGACGGTGAAGGCGCTGGCAGAAAAGGGCATCACCTATCGCGGCGTCCTCTATGCCGGGCTGATGCTGACAAAGGACGGTCCCAAGCTGATCGAATACAACGTCCGCTTCGGCGATCCGGAATGCCAGGTGCTGATGGCGCGGCTGAACGATGATCTGCTGCCGCTGCTCTTTGCCTGCGCCGAGGGCACGCTGGAGGCGACCGAGCTTTCCTGGCGCCCGGAGACGGCGCTCACCGTGGTCATGGCCTCCAAGGGCTATCCGGGGTCTTACGAAAAGCGCACCGAGATCGCCAATGTCGAGGCCGCCGCGGCGATGGCGGACGTCACCGTCACCCATGCCGGCACGGCGATGGACGGCGACCGGCTGCTGGCCACCGGCGGGCGTGTCCTCAATGTCACGGCGCTCGGAAAAACCGTGAAGGCGGCCCAGCAGCGCGCCTATCAGGCGGTCGATGCCATCGACTGGCCGAACGGCTTCTGCCGCCGCGATATCGGCTGGCAGGCGATCGCCCGCGAGGAGGCCGAAAGCGGCCCGGAAACGCCGCAGGAAACGCAGGAAGAAACACCTGCCGGGGCCTCGGCGGCCCCTGTCGGCGACGGCGACTCCAGACCCGAGGGAGACGGCAAGACGACCGCCTGA